In Spiroplasma sp. SV19, one DNA window encodes the following:
- a CDS encoding polyribonucleotide nucleotidyltransferase codes for MAKQVFKKIINNRQLIVEHGQLAKQASGAVLVRYGETVVLVTATVSNKVSETDFFPLTVVFQEKLYSVGKIPGGFLKREGKPSEYGTLSARVIDRVLRPLFSENFRNEVQIIINVLAVDNDSDVRIASLFGASLALGISKIPFAGPVAGALLTVDQAQNIIVDPTLEQLSNGQMELIVAGTAEAINMVEAGAKEVSETTMLEAILMGHKVITELVAFQQKIIAEIGQSKMAVTLFTVRAEITDYVKKDYAAKLIAAAQIKEKVVRYETIQVLIEQAVEHYPIDNNVTEKEQQRIVLELKTALHDVVRQEVRRQILIDKTRLDGRQLDEIRPLTSEIDILPVVHGSALFARGETQVLSVVTLGALGENQIIDGITDEDGKRFMHHYNFPPFSVGETGRMGPPSRREIGHGALGEKALLQIIPSEKVFPYTIRIVSEVLESNGSTSQASICAATLALMAAGVPITAPVVGIAMGLVKENDNYTILTDIQGMEDHLGDMDFKVAGTAQGICALQMDIKIAGISEAILQEALLAAKKARLQILDNVLATIAVPRAELAPTAPKMKTFMIPVDKIREVIGPGGKMITAIIEKADDVKIDIEDDGQVTIYHKDYPAIEKAYELIKAIAMPVEIGVEITGPVVKIEKFGAFVNLKENVDGLIHISKLAEKRVEKTEDIMQLNDIVKVKVLEVDSKGKIKLQLIEVLSKK; via the coding sequence TTGTCGAACATGGGCAATTAGCAAAACAAGCCAGTGGCGCGGTGTTAGTCCGTTATGGTGAAACGGTGGTCTTAGTAACAGCAACAGTTAGTAATAAAGTTAGTGAAACTGATTTTTTTCCATTAACAGTTGTTTTTCAAGAAAAGTTATATTCGGTTGGAAAAATTCCGGGGGGATTTTTAAAACGAGAAGGAAAGCCATCAGAATATGGAACTTTATCAGCGCGGGTGATTGATCGGGTTTTACGTCCCTTATTTTCAGAAAATTTTCGCAACGAAGTGCAAATTATTATTAATGTTTTAGCTGTTGATAATGATAGTGATGTTCGAATTGCTAGTTTATTTGGAGCATCATTAGCCCTTGGTATTTCCAAAATTCCGTTTGCGGGACCAGTGGCGGGCGCATTATTAACCGTTGATCAAGCACAAAATATTATTGTTGATCCAACCTTAGAGCAATTAAGCAATGGGCAAATGGAATTAATTGTGGCGGGAACTGCTGAGGCAATTAATATGGTTGAAGCGGGGGCAAAAGAAGTTTCTGAAACAACAATGTTAGAAGCTATTTTAATGGGGCATAAAGTTATTACTGAGTTAGTGGCTTTTCAACAAAAAATCATTGCCGAAATTGGCCAATCCAAAATGGCAGTAACATTATTTACTGTTCGTGCAGAAATTACTGATTATGTTAAGAAGGATTATGCAGCTAAGTTAATTGCTGCTGCGCAAATTAAGGAAAAAGTTGTTCGGTATGAAACAATTCAAGTTCTAATTGAACAGGCCGTGGAACATTATCCTATTGATAATAATGTGACCGAAAAAGAACAGCAACGAATTGTCTTGGAATTAAAAACAGCGTTGCATGATGTTGTTCGTCAGGAAGTTCGTCGGCAAATTTTAATTGATAAAACACGGTTAGATGGTCGGCAACTTGATGAAATTCGCCCTTTAACGAGTGAAATTGATATATTACCAGTTGTCCATGGCAGTGCCTTATTTGCCCGAGGAGAAACACAAGTCTTATCTGTTGTGACTTTAGGTGCCTTAGGGGAAAACCAAATTATTGATGGTATTACTGATGAAGATGGGAAACGATTTATGCATCATTATAATTTTCCGCCTTTTTCTGTTGGTGAAACAGGGCGAATGGGACCGCCATCACGGCGTGAAATTGGGCATGGTGCCTTAGGAGAAAAAGCATTGTTACAAATTATTCCTAGTGAAAAGGTCTTTCCATATACGATCCGAATTGTGTCAGAAGTATTAGAGTCGAATGGAAGTACTTCGCAGGCCTCAATTTGCGCGGCAACTTTGGCTTTAATGGCTGCTGGAGTTCCCATTACCGCACCGGTGGTTGGGATTGCAATGGGTCTGGTCAAAGAAAATGATAATTATACCATTTTAACTGATATTCAAGGGATGGAAGATCATCTTGGCGATATGGATTTTAAAGTGGCTGGAACAGCACAAGGAATTTGTGCTTTACAAATGGATATTAAAATTGCTGGAATTAGTGAAGCAATTTTACAAGAAGCATTATTAGCAGCCAAAAAAGCGCGACTACAAATTCTTGATAATGTTTTAGCAACAATTGCAGTTCCACGAGCAGAATTAGCGCCAACAGCGCCAAAGATGAAAACATTTATGATTCCAGTTGATAAAATTCGCGAAGTGATTGGTCCTGGTGGTAAGATGATTACAGCTATTATTGAAAAAGCTGATGATGTGAAGATTGATATTGAAGATGATGGGCAAGTGACAATTTATCATAAGGATTATCCTGCGATTGAAAAGGCTTATGAATTAATTAAAGCGATTGCAATGCCTGTTGAAATTGGGGTTGAAATAACAGGACCGGTTGTTAAAATTGAAAAATTTGGTGCTTTTGTTAATTTAAAAGAAAATGTTGATGGTTTAATTCATATTTCAAAATTAGCGGAGAAACGGGTTGAAAAAACAGAAGATATTATGCAATTGAATGATATTGTTAAAGTTAAGGTTTTAGAAGTTGATAGTAAAGGAAAGATTAAGTTACAATTAATTGAAGTTTTATCAAAAAAATAA
- the plsX gene encoding phosphate acyltransferase PlsX, producing MSKIAIDMMGTDLGINPIIDALKVFMKKYQDVTFMLVGNESEIQSAAVKAKLDSTRYEIVATTEVILMTEGLMEVRRKPNSSMVRAAELLRDQKANAFLSGGSTAAFLAACHFIVGEIPGISRPAFMPFIPTIKKEKSVLMLDVGANLENDAQDLVNFAIMASIYAQAIMNNPTPTVAILNIGEEASKGKDYHKEAYKLLSTNNKVNFKGNVEPRDITSNLVDIIVTDGFTGNITLKTLEGMAKNLMGVIKHELTKNIYRKLKALSLRKAFRGVRETFDYRNNASALVLGLKAIAIKTHGSSDEKSWISTLEMARTAIVNDFVQKMTVKLLKED from the coding sequence ATGAGTAAAATTGCGATTGATATGATGGGAACCGATTTAGGAATTAATCCAATTATTGATGCGTTAAAAGTTTTTATGAAAAAATATCAAGATGTTACATTTATGTTAGTCGGAAATGAAAGTGAAATTCAGTCTGCTGCTGTTAAAGCAAAATTAGATTCAACAAGGTATGAAATTGTTGCAACAACAGAAGTTATTCTGATGACGGAAGGGTTAATGGAGGTTCGACGTAAACCAAATAGTTCAATGGTTCGTGCCGCCGAATTATTACGTGACCAAAAAGCAAATGCGTTTCTTTCTGGTGGTTCAACAGCAGCTTTTTTAGCGGCGTGTCATTTTATTGTTGGGGAAATTCCTGGTATTTCTCGCCCAGCTTTTATGCCCTTTATTCCAACTATTAAAAAAGAAAAATCAGTTTTAATGTTAGATGTTGGTGCTAATTTAGAAAATGATGCCCAAGATCTTGTTAATTTTGCAATTATGGCTAGTATCTATGCCCAAGCAATTATGAACAATCCTACCCCAACGGTTGCTATCTTAAATATTGGCGAAGAGGCGTCAAAAGGAAAAGACTATCATAAGGAAGCTTATAAATTATTATCTACAAACAATAAAGTTAATTTTAAAGGAAATGTTGAACCACGAGATATTACAAGTAATCTTGTTGATATTATTGTAACCGATGGTTTTACTGGGAACATTACTTTAAAAACCTTAGAAGGAATGGCAAAAAACTTAATGGGAGTTATTAAACATGAATTAACTAAAAATATTTATCGCAAATTAAAAGCGTTATCTCTTCGTAAAGCGTTTCGGGGAGTTCGAGAAACATTTGATTATCGAAATAATGCTTCCGCTTTAGTTCTAGGGTTAAAGGCAATTGCCATTAAAACACATGGTAGTAGCGATGAGAAATCATGAATTAGTACATTAGAAATGGCACGTACTGCAATTGTTAATGACTTTGTCCAAAAA